A genomic window from Slackia heliotrinireducens DSM 20476 includes:
- a CDS encoding M20 metallopeptidase family protein — MSTVLLSDAERAELQPMLTRWRRDLHRIPELDFDLPKTMAYIQAALEPLPCEVLSPCESTLCAWFDRGSEHATAIRTDMDALPVTEVTGVEFTSTHPGQMHACGHDGHMSMALGLAHHVARHLDELDRSVLIVFQPAEETTGGAKVVCESGVFERYNVDRIFGFHLWPDLPKDSIASRPGPLLAAANETTVTFTGKSSHIAKADQGRDALQACSHFLIDVYQYIEERQKEEPCLLKFGCMTAGSVRNAIAANARIAGSLRTFSLDMRERARREIAEIADAAAARFGCTAETVYSEGYPPVINNADVFDLAAAALPELDTVPEPLLIAEDFAWYQQYLPGVFILLGTGTGIPLHADTFNFDEDILMRGVETYAKLVRIP, encoded by the coding sequence ATGTCGACCGTACTTCTTTCTGATGCAGAACGTGCCGAGCTTCAGCCCATGCTGACCCGGTGGCGCCGCGACCTGCATCGTATTCCCGAATTGGATTTCGATTTGCCCAAGACCATGGCCTACATCCAAGCGGCTTTGGAGCCGTTGCCCTGCGAAGTGCTTTCGCCCTGCGAAAGCACCTTGTGCGCATGGTTCGACCGCGGATCCGAGCACGCCACGGCCATCCGCACCGACATGGACGCCCTGCCGGTGACCGAGGTCACGGGTGTGGAGTTCACTTCCACCCACCCTGGGCAGATGCATGCCTGCGGCCACGACGGCCACATGTCCATGGCGCTTGGCCTCGCCCATCATGTGGCGCGGCACCTGGATGAGCTGGACCGCAGCGTGCTTATCGTGTTCCAGCCCGCCGAGGAAACCACCGGAGGTGCCAAGGTGGTGTGCGAAAGCGGCGTGTTCGAACGCTACAACGTCGACCGCATTTTCGGGTTCCATCTGTGGCCCGACCTGCCGAAAGACAGTATCGCCAGCCGGCCGGGTCCGCTGCTTGCAGCCGCCAACGAGACCACCGTCACCTTCACTGGCAAAAGCAGCCACATCGCCAAGGCCGATCAAGGCCGCGACGCACTGCAGGCCTGCAGCCACTTTTTGATCGACGTGTACCAATATATAGAGGAACGCCAAAAAGAGGAGCCCTGCCTGCTCAAGTTCGGCTGCATGACCGCAGGGTCCGTTCGCAACGCCATCGCCGCGAACGCCCGCATCGCCGGCAGTCTGCGCACCTTCTCGCTGGACATGCGCGAACGCGCCCGCCGCGAGATCGCCGAGATTGCCGACGCTGCCGCCGCCCGGTTCGGATGCACAGCCGAAACCGTGTATTCGGAAGGCTACCCGCCCGTCATAAACAACGCCGACGTGTTTGACCTGGCCGCAGCCGCCCTGCCCGAGCTTGACACGGTTCCCGAACCGCTGCTGATCGCCGAGGACTTCGCCTGGTATCAGCAGTATCTACCTGGGGTTTTCATCCTGCTGGGCACCGGCACCGGCATCCCGCTGCACGCCGACACGTTCAACTTCGACGAAGATATCCTGATGCGCGGCGTGGAAACCTACGCCAAGCTGGTTCGCATTCCATAA
- a CDS encoding pyridoxal phosphate-dependent aminotransferase produces MSLPLNSALDRLQLSGIRKFAALAKEVPGCISLTMGEPGENTPDAIKDQVALDLAANMTHYPPNNGHAFLKEAISEFMARQGLAYSPDEIIVTAGATEALYAAATTVLSPGDEVVIPGPGFILYESMTIVNHGTPVVFDTTPTNYQITPEALEAAVTDRTKAIVLTSPNNPTGVILNKDSLAAVAKVARERGIYVICDDVYNQLVYADGYKSFAESYPDLREQTIRVDSFSKPYAMTGWRMGWIAADASFIAQASKIHQYMVSCIPSFLQHAGVEALATDIAPMRKMYRQRRDLVVSRLREMGLDLVEPEGAFYAFPSIEQFGMTSEEFCRRLIFEGGVALTPGVFFNGEGHVRPSFASSYDVLEEGLSRMATFVDGLR; encoded by the coding sequence ATGTCGCTGCCTCTGAATTCTGCACTTGATCGTCTGCAACTGTCGGGAATCCGCAAGTTCGCAGCTTTGGCGAAAGAAGTTCCCGGATGCATTTCGCTTACTATGGGCGAGCCGGGCGAAAACACCCCCGACGCCATAAAAGACCAGGTCGCACTGGACTTGGCGGCAAACATGACGCACTATCCGCCCAACAACGGGCACGCGTTTTTGAAAGAAGCCATCTCGGAGTTCATGGCTCGCCAGGGCCTGGCGTATTCGCCTGACGAGATCATCGTGACCGCCGGCGCCACCGAGGCGCTGTACGCAGCGGCAACGACGGTGCTGAGCCCCGGCGACGAGGTGGTCATCCCCGGCCCCGGCTTCATCCTGTACGAATCCATGACCATCGTTAACCACGGCACGCCGGTGGTATTCGACACCACGCCGACGAACTACCAGATCACGCCCGAGGCGCTGGAGGCTGCGGTGACCGACCGCACCAAAGCCATTGTGCTCACGTCGCCCAACAACCCGACCGGCGTCATCCTCAACAAGGATAGCCTGGCGGCTGTGGCGAAAGTGGCCCGCGAGCGCGGCATCTACGTGATTTGCGACGATGTGTACAACCAGCTGGTGTACGCCGACGGTTACAAGAGCTTTGCAGAAAGCTATCCTGACCTGCGGGAACAGACCATCCGCGTGGATAGCTTCAGCAAGCCGTACGCTATGACCGGCTGGCGCATGGGCTGGATTGCCGCCGATGCAAGCTTTATCGCTCAGGCGTCGAAGATCCACCAGTACATGGTTTCGTGCATTCCGTCCTTCCTGCAGCATGCCGGCGTCGAGGCGCTGGCCACGGACATCGCACCCATGCGCAAGATGTATCGGCAGCGTCGCGACCTGGTGGTTTCGCGCTTGCGCGAAATGGGTCTTGACCTGGTGGAACCCGAAGGCGCTTTCTATGCGTTCCCCTCGATCGAGCAGTTCGGCATGACCTCCGAGGAGTTCTGCCGCCGCTTGATTTTCGAAGGCGGCGTGGCCCTCACGCCGGGCGTGTTCTTCAACGGCGAAGGGCACGTACGCCCGTCGTTCGCCAGCAGCTACGACGTGCTTGAAGAGGGGCTCTCCCGCATGGCAACCTTTGTGGACGGCTTGCGCTAA
- a CDS encoding citrate/2-methylcitrate synthase, translating into MDITALPLYQNFNDINKVDPSYYSRYDIKRGLRNADGTGVVVGVTNISNVHGYLMSDEDKVPDRGRLSYRGYDINDLVSAAVEEDRYGFEEVAYLLLSGNLPTTDELAQFQRAIDDYRDLPDGFTANYVMRPPTRDLMNAMSRAVLTLYAFDEQAEDRSPKHEVETAIMLMSRLPRIMVLGYHAMRDKFYGDSMIIHHFTEGEKTAQTILSMMRPDRKYTELEARVLDIMLMIHAEHGGGNNSTFTCRTLTSADTDPYSAYAGAIGSLKGARHGGANNRVLGMVADIKDHVANITDEGQVADYLNKIMDKDGYDRTGLVYGMGHAVYTLSDPRAVICHKYAKDLVKNTAYEDDFRLLEIIEALTPQLMAERGRKKAICANVDLYSGTVYATLGIPEPMLTPIFASARIAGWAAHRFEEIVSGRRIMRPAYKKTGASRDYVPMSDR; encoded by the coding sequence ATGGATATCACCGCGTTGCCGCTGTATCAGAACTTCAACGACATCAACAAGGTTGACCCTTCGTATTACTCCAGGTATGACATCAAGCGCGGCCTGCGCAATGCGGACGGCACGGGCGTTGTGGTCGGCGTTACGAACATCTCCAACGTGCACGGCTACCTCATGTCCGACGAGGACAAGGTCCCCGACAGGGGCCGCCTGTCCTATCGCGGGTATGACATCAACGACCTGGTCTCGGCCGCGGTTGAGGAGGATCGCTACGGTTTTGAGGAAGTGGCGTACCTGCTGCTTTCCGGCAACCTGCCTACAACCGATGAACTCGCCCAGTTCCAGCGCGCCATCGACGACTACCGCGACCTGCCCGACGGGTTCACGGCTAACTACGTCATGCGCCCCCCGACCCGCGACCTGATGAACGCCATGTCCCGAGCGGTCCTGACGCTGTATGCTTTCGACGAACAGGCCGAGGACCGTTCCCCCAAGCATGAGGTCGAAACGGCAATCATGCTGATGAGCCGCCTGCCTCGCATCATGGTGCTGGGCTATCACGCCATGCGCGACAAGTTCTACGGCGACTCGATGATCATCCATCACTTTACCGAGGGCGAAAAGACCGCCCAGACCATCCTGTCCATGATGCGTCCTGACCGCAAATACACCGAGCTTGAGGCGCGCGTGCTGGACATCATGCTCATGATTCACGCCGAGCACGGTGGCGGCAACAACTCCACCTTCACCTGTCGCACGCTGACCAGCGCCGATACCGATCCGTACTCCGCATACGCCGGAGCCATCGGCTCGCTCAAGGGCGCGCGCCACGGCGGTGCCAACAACCGCGTGCTGGGCATGGTCGCCGACATCAAGGACCATGTGGCGAACATCACCGACGAAGGCCAGGTGGCCGACTACCTGAACAAGATTATGGACAAGGACGGCTACGACCGCACCGGACTGGTGTACGGCATGGGCCATGCGGTGTACACGCTTTCGGACCCTCGCGCGGTCATCTGCCACAAATACGCGAAAGACCTGGTCAAGAACACGGCGTACGAAGACGACTTCCGCCTGTTGGAGATTATCGAGGCGCTTACGCCGCAGCTGATGGCGGAGCGCGGCCGCAAGAAGGCCATCTGCGCCAACGTTGACCTGTACAGTGGAACCGTGTATGCCACGCTCGGTATTCCCGAGCCCATGCTGACGCCGATTTTCGCCAGCGCCCGCATCGCCGGCTGGGCTGCACACCGTTTTGAGGAAATCGTCTCCGGACGTCGCATCATGCGTCCTGCCTACAAGAAGACCGGTGCCTCCCGCGACTACGTGCCGATGTCCGACCGCTAA
- a CDS encoding 3-phosphoglycerate dehydrogenase, with protein sequence MYKVHCLNNISPVGLANLKEGYELTDDINEADAILVRSADMHEMEIPANLKVVARAGAGVNNIPLDKFAEAGIAVFNTPGANANAVKELVLAGMFMAARDIVGGIEWVKANADDPNVGKAAEKAKKQFAGGEIMGKTLGVIGLGAIGRLVVGAAEALGMKVVGYDPFLDAEKAAAISENMTFVTDLADLYPVCDYITIHVPAMATTKGMINAEAFAQMKDGVVFLNFARDTLVNDADLAAACEAGKVARYVTDFANPAVVKIPAALVIPHLGASTAEAEDNCATMAVNSVMAYLEEGNTFHKVN encoded by the coding sequence ATGTACAAGGTACATTGCCTCAACAACATTTCGCCTGTCGGCCTTGCCAACTTGAAGGAAGGCTACGAGCTCACTGACGACATCAACGAAGCCGATGCCATTCTGGTCCGCTCCGCCGACATGCATGAGATGGAAATTCCCGCGAACCTGAAGGTCGTCGCCCGTGCTGGCGCCGGCGTCAACAACATCCCGCTGGACAAGTTCGCCGAGGCCGGCATCGCCGTCTTCAACACCCCAGGAGCCAATGCCAACGCCGTTAAGGAACTCGTGTTGGCCGGCATGTTCATGGCCGCCCGCGACATCGTCGGCGGTATCGAATGGGTCAAGGCCAACGCCGACGACCCCAACGTGGGCAAGGCTGCCGAAAAGGCCAAAAAGCAGTTCGCCGGCGGCGAGATCATGGGCAAGACCCTGGGTGTCATCGGCCTGGGCGCCATCGGCCGCCTGGTCGTGGGTGCCGCCGAGGCTCTGGGCATGAAGGTCGTCGGCTACGACCCGTTCCTGGATGCCGAAAAGGCCGCTGCCATCTCCGAGAACATGACCTTCGTCACCGATCTGGCCGACCTGTATCCGGTCTGCGACTACATCACCATTCATGTTCCCGCCATGGCCACCACCAAGGGTATGATCAACGCCGAGGCCTTCGCCCAGATGAAGGACGGCGTCGTGTTCCTGAACTTCGCCCGTGATACCCTGGTCAACGATGCTGACTTGGCCGCTGCCTGCGAGGCCGGCAAGGTTGCCCGCTACGTGACCGACTTCGCCAACCCCGCCGTGGTGAAGATTCCTGCCGCTTTGGTCATTCCGCACCTGGGCGCTTCCACCGCCGAGGCCGAGGACAACTGCGCAACCATGGCAGTCAACTCCGTCATGGCGTACCTCGAAGAGGGCAACACCTTCCACAAGGTGAATTAA
- the serC gene encoding 3-phosphoserine/phosphohydroxythreonine transaminase, translating into MGRVYNFSAGPAVLPEEVLQAAANDMLDYKGCGMSVMEMSHRSKMFEEIITEAEQDLRDLMGIPDNYRVLFLQGGGSMQFAQVPLNLMKTGVADYIVSGSWSKKAWKEAKKFGDARCIASSEDKTFSYIPDVDALEIDDDADYVYICENETIYGTKYHKLPDTKGKPLVADVSSCFLSEPVNVEDYGVIFGGVQKNVGPAGVAIVIIREDLIPEEELPNVPTMLQYKTQADAKSLYNTPPCWGIYICGLVFKWLKANGGLEGAKRRNVEKAQLLYDYLDQSKLFKATAAKEDRSLMNIPFVTGDKDLDAKFVAEAKAAGLENIKGHRSVGGMRASIYNAMPKAGVEALVEFMKKFEAENA; encoded by the coding sequence ATGGGCAGAGTTTACAATTTCTCGGCCGGCCCCGCTGTGCTGCCTGAGGAGGTTCTGCAAGCAGCTGCAAATGATATGCTTGATTACAAGGGCTGCGGCATGTCAGTCATGGAGATGAGCCACCGTTCAAAGATGTTTGAGGAAATCATCACCGAGGCGGAGCAGGATCTGCGTGACCTCATGGGCATTCCTGACAACTACCGCGTCCTGTTCCTGCAGGGCGGCGGCAGCATGCAGTTCGCCCAGGTTCCGTTGAACCTGATGAAGACCGGCGTGGCCGACTACATCGTCAGCGGCTCCTGGTCGAAGAAGGCTTGGAAGGAGGCCAAGAAGTTCGGCGACGCCCGCTGCATCGCCAGCTCCGAGGACAAAACCTTCTCTTACATTCCCGACGTGGACGCTCTGGAAATCGACGACGACGCCGACTACGTCTACATCTGCGAGAACGAGACCATTTACGGCACCAAGTACCACAAACTTCCCGACACCAAAGGCAAACCGCTGGTCGCGGACGTTTCGTCCTGCTTCCTGAGCGAGCCCGTCAACGTTGAAGACTACGGCGTCATCTTCGGCGGCGTCCAGAAGAACGTAGGCCCCGCCGGCGTGGCTATCGTCATCATCCGCGAGGACCTCATCCCCGAAGAAGAGCTGCCGAACGTTCCCACCATGCTTCAGTACAAGACCCAGGCCGACGCGAAAAGCCTGTACAACACGCCTCCGTGCTGGGGCATCTACATTTGCGGCCTCGTGTTCAAGTGGTTGAAGGCGAACGGCGGTCTCGAGGGCGCCAAGCGGCGCAACGTCGAGAAGGCCCAGCTCCTGTACGACTATCTGGACCAGAGCAAACTCTTCAAGGCAACCGCCGCCAAGGAAGACCGCTCCCTCATGAACATCCCGTTCGTCACCGGCGACAAGGACCTGGATGCCAAGTTCGTGGCCGAGGCCAAGGCTGCCGGCCTTGAGAACATCAAGGGCCACCGCAGCGTCGGCGGCATGCGCGCCAGCATCTACAACGCCATGCCCAAGGCCGGCGTCGAAGCTCTGGTCGAGTTCATGAAGAAGTTCGAAGCCGAAAACGCCTAG
- the hcp gene encoding hydroxylamine reductase, which produces MENMFCFQCEQTAGCTACTGKAGVCGKTAEVAIDQDELTGALIGLAATCKAAGTQTATATKLLVDGLFATVTNVNFDGASIDSLIERVHAETAAIAQAEGIEAAADYPLAELWSADEDIRSLKSLILFGLRGMAAYAYHARVLGRTDAAVDAFFVEALAALVQPGTMDDLLPLVLKVGEVNLTCMGMLDAANTETFGTPEPTEVTLNVEAGPFIVITGHDLYDLKLLLEQTEGKGINVYTHGEMLPAHAYPELKKFSHLKGNFGTAWQNQKREFDNLPAPVLFTTNCLMPPKDSYADRVFTTEMVEYPGTVHIGEDKDFTPVIEKALELGGFSEEQHFTGINGGDHVLTGFAQGTVLGVADTVVDAVKSGAIKHFFLVGGCDGARPGRNYFTDFVKATPDDTVVLTLACGKYRFNDLDLGTIGGLPRLMDVGQCNDAYSAIQIAVALANAFGCGVNELPLSMVLSWYEQKAVCILLTLLYLGITNIKLGPTLPAFVSPAVLDFLVEQFHIAPTTTVEADLAELLG; this is translated from the coding sequence ATGGAGAACATGTTCTGCTTCCAATGCGAACAGACCGCCGGCTGCACCGCCTGCACCGGAAAGGCGGGCGTCTGCGGCAAGACCGCCGAAGTCGCCATCGATCAGGACGAGCTGACCGGTGCGCTCATCGGATTGGCTGCCACGTGCAAAGCCGCCGGCACGCAAACCGCAACCGCGACGAAACTCCTGGTGGACGGACTGTTCGCCACTGTGACAAATGTGAACTTCGACGGCGCCTCCATCGATTCGCTCATTGAGCGCGTCCATGCTGAAACCGCCGCCATCGCGCAAGCCGAAGGCATCGAGGCCGCTGCGGACTACCCGCTTGCCGAGCTGTGGTCCGCCGACGAGGACATCCGCTCTCTCAAGTCGCTCATCCTGTTCGGCCTGCGCGGCATGGCGGCCTACGCCTATCACGCGCGCGTGCTCGGCCGCACCGATGCAGCCGTCGATGCGTTCTTCGTCGAAGCCCTGGCGGCCCTGGTCCAGCCGGGCACCATGGACGACCTGCTGCCCCTGGTGTTGAAGGTAGGCGAAGTCAACCTGACCTGCATGGGCATGCTGGACGCCGCCAACACCGAAACCTTCGGCACGCCCGAACCCACCGAGGTCACCCTCAACGTCGAGGCCGGCCCGTTCATCGTGATCACCGGCCACGACCTGTACGACCTGAAGCTGCTGCTTGAGCAGACCGAGGGCAAGGGCATCAACGTGTACACCCACGGCGAGATGCTGCCGGCCCACGCCTACCCCGAACTGAAGAAGTTCTCCCACCTCAAGGGCAACTTCGGAACCGCCTGGCAGAACCAGAAGCGCGAGTTCGACAACCTGCCGGCCCCCGTCCTGTTCACCACCAACTGTCTGATGCCGCCCAAGGACAGCTACGCCGACCGCGTGTTCACCACCGAGATGGTGGAATACCCCGGCACCGTCCACATCGGCGAGGACAAAGACTTCACGCCGGTCATCGAGAAGGCCCTGGAGCTGGGAGGATTCTCCGAGGAGCAGCATTTCACGGGCATCAACGGCGGCGACCACGTCCTTACCGGGTTCGCGCAGGGCACGGTTCTCGGCGTGGCCGACACGGTTGTCGACGCCGTCAAGTCGGGTGCCATCAAGCATTTCTTCCTGGTGGGCGGATGCGACGGCGCACGCCCGGGCCGCAACTACTTCACAGACTTCGTGAAGGCCACTCCCGATGACACCGTCGTGCTGACGTTGGCCTGCGGAAAGTACCGGTTCAACGACCTTGACCTGGGCACCATCGGCGGACTGCCGCGCCTGATGGACGTCGGCCAGTGCAACGACGCCTACAGCGCCATCCAGATCGCCGTGGCGTTGGCGAACGCTTTCGGCTGCGGCGTGAACGAGCTGCCGCTGTCCATGGTGCTTTCCTGGTACGAGCAGAAGGCGGTGTGCATCCTGCTCACGCTACTGTACCTGGGCATCACCAACATCAAGCTGGGCCCGACGCTGCCGGCGTTCGTGAGCCCCGCGGTGTTGGACTTCCTGGTGGAGCAGTTCCACATCGCCCCGACGACCACCGTCGAGGCCGACCTGGCCGAACTGCTCGGCTAG
- a CDS encoding TetR/AcrR family transcriptional regulator, with amino-acid sequence MGYDFDKTHESILESAARHFLDAGFAGASIRQICRDAGVTNGAFYAHFESKDDLFASLVEPTLEGLNNLYGAEASRFREIHSTDDVLEALDLAFSADEAIIRYIYDHAEAFNLLLKANGGTSYEQLPDSIAETEKENTLAFFELCKPFVNKPENISGSIAAQASTFIVKTVFDCLLSGKSESEAIREAQLASEFCLAGLKQIWGI; translated from the coding sequence ATGGGCTACGATTTCGACAAGACGCACGAAAGCATACTGGAAAGCGCTGCGCGGCATTTCTTGGACGCAGGGTTTGCCGGCGCCTCCATCCGGCAGATTTGCAGAGACGCCGGCGTGACGAACGGGGCGTTCTATGCTCATTTCGAAAGCAAGGATGACCTGTTCGCCAGCCTTGTAGAGCCAACACTGGAAGGCTTGAACAACCTGTACGGCGCCGAGGCATCCCGTTTTCGGGAAATCCACAGCACCGACGACGTGCTGGAGGCCCTTGACCTCGCATTTTCCGCTGACGAAGCCATCATTCGCTACATCTACGACCACGCCGAAGCGTTCAATCTGCTGCTAAAAGCGAACGGCGGAACCTCGTATGAGCAGCTCCCAGACAGCATCGCCGAAACGGAAAAAGAAAATACGCTCGCCTTCTTCGAACTGTGCAAGCCGTTCGTCAACAAACCGGAGAACATCTCAGGCAGCATCGCCGCACAGGCCAGCACATTCATCGTCAAGACCGTCTTCGACTGTCTGCTTTCCGGCAAATCCGAGAGCGAGGCCATTCGCGAGGCACAGCTGGCGTCGGAATTCTGCCTTGCTGGGTTGAAACAGATTTGGGGCATTTAA
- a CDS encoding MptD family putative ECF transporter S component, whose translation MKPSSIVRVLVASLVYLAVYPLASSSGLIHPACYAYAGTVTPLLFAFVYLYASANMQCFGAAAIPNGVLLVIGLVTGEGGLGFVVIIIALTAIAEVIRALCGYSTLKGVRLSFIPFAFSFYAYSAHWWTDTAGSLAAAVAEMPAGYADTMAPVIDNTPMLVVMLILVIPVALLAIRLAEKVLKKQAAELE comes from the coding sequence ATGAAACCATCATCCATCGTTCGCGTGCTGGTCGCATCCCTCGTTTATCTGGCGGTTTACCCTCTCGCCTCGTCAAGCGGTCTCATTCATCCGGCGTGCTACGCCTACGCGGGCACGGTAACCCCTTTGCTTTTCGCGTTCGTATACCTTTATGCTTCCGCCAATATGCAATGTTTCGGGGCCGCCGCAATCCCGAATGGAGTCCTCCTGGTCATCGGGCTTGTCACAGGCGAAGGGGGCCTCGGTTTTGTCGTCATCATTATCGCGCTTACTGCAATTGCCGAGGTCATTCGCGCACTTTGCGGTTATAGCACCTTGAAAGGGGTGCGGCTGAGCTTCATCCCCTTCGCGTTTTCGTTCTATGCGTACTCCGCCCACTGGTGGACAGACACCGCAGGATCGCTTGCTGCCGCCGTTGCGGAGATGCCCGCAGGCTATGCGGACACGATGGCTCCCGTCATCGACAACACGCCGATGCTGGTCGTCATGCTGATCCTTGTGATTCCTGTCGCTTTGCTAGCAATCAGGCTTGCCGAAAAGGTTCTTAAGAAGCAGGCGGCGGAGCTCGAATAG
- a CDS encoding PD-(D/E)XK nuclease family transposase produces the protein MSEKNRPSSIDKAQAHPYPDMSYREAEGIPNIEPLFNDAFIRIFGREESRGITRSLINAVLSHANIEPIDEIVSIEAEHTSLEGSINCKAPRMDVRIIATNRRVIDFEAQCYPEDIENRSLLYASQLMSANTMRGTKFKDIPQVIVITLLDDAALFPDTSEYVSTCQLGWHNDGKQIQATDRMLFVLVELEKVRKRYNLLDDEVLGDELLSWLYLLTSGFNKSEEASAIMDAFPDIEEFAKMYGYALNDPKVVRAYADFESAEREYQSRKDYFERVEREAKERGFKQGQEEGLEIGIEQGLQQGLEQGLQQGLQQGLQQGLQQGLQQGLQRGLEQGLEQSIAALRAVGMDEAADLLEHQAGTNRA, from the coding sequence ATGAGCGAAAAGAACCGTCCGTCGTCCATCGACAAAGCCCAAGCGCATCCGTACCCGGATATGAGCTACCGGGAAGCAGAAGGCATACCCAATATTGAGCCGCTGTTCAACGATGCTTTCATTCGGATATTCGGGCGAGAAGAATCCCGCGGTATCACGCGCAGTCTCATTAATGCCGTGCTTTCGCACGCAAACATTGAACCGATCGACGAAATCGTATCAATCGAAGCCGAGCACACCTCGTTGGAAGGCAGCATCAACTGCAAAGCCCCGCGTATGGATGTAAGAATCATCGCGACGAACCGCAGGGTCATCGACTTCGAGGCGCAATGTTATCCCGAAGACATCGAAAACCGATCGCTGTTATATGCGTCGCAGCTCATGTCCGCAAATACTATGCGTGGTACCAAATTCAAGGATATTCCCCAGGTCATCGTCATCACCCTCCTCGACGACGCTGCGCTGTTCCCGGATACCTCCGAATATGTGAGCACATGCCAACTTGGCTGGCACAACGATGGCAAACAGATCCAGGCAACGGACAGGATGCTGTTCGTGCTCGTTGAACTCGAGAAAGTGCGCAAGCGGTATAATCTGCTTGATGATGAGGTTCTCGGCGACGAGCTGCTCTCGTGGCTGTACCTCCTCACATCAGGGTTCAACAAATCCGAGGAGGCGAGTGCCATCATGGATGCATTCCCCGATATCGAAGAGTTCGCGAAAATGTACGGCTATGCGCTCAACGACCCCAAGGTTGTCCGGGCTTATGCCGATTTCGAGTCTGCCGAACGCGAATACCAGTCTCGCAAGGACTATTTCGAGCGAGTCGAACGCGAAGCAAAAGAGCGCGGCTTCAAGCAGGGTCAAGAAGAAGGGCTCGAAATAGGAATCGAGCAAGGGCTTCAACAAGGTCTTGAGCAAGGTCTTCAGCAAGGTCTTCAGCAAGGTCTTCAGCAAGGTCTTCAGCAAGGTCTTCAGCAAGGCCTTCAGCGGGGACTTGAACAGGGGCTTGAGCAGAGCATCGCAGCGCTCCGGGCCGTCGGCATGGACGAAGCCGCTGACCTGCTGGAACATCAGGCTGGTACGAACAGGGCCTAG